A DNA window from Trichomycterus rosablanca isolate fTriRos1 chromosome 11, fTriRos1.hap1, whole genome shotgun sequence contains the following coding sequences:
- the LOC134323215 gene encoding zinc finger protein 345-like, which produces MESCSSKEEEKVQWNSYAHESLNEIKVPEMEEEKAEDDENLYCEECKSFFFNKCELHGPALFIPDTSVPTVVPDRARQTLPPGLEVQRSGIPGAGLGVFNKGETVPVGAHFGPYQGEAVDKEEAVSSGYSWVIYRSGRGEEYIDAKSEMHANWMRYVNCARNDDEQNLTAFQYRGGIYFRCCRPINPGQELLMWYEEKYAKDLGITFDYIQKKRCSENETSGATLEVFSCSLCPLSYNAQIYLHRHIRRSHHDESVQLLRPEKGGHVTLRTTESSSHRQKSSDLPQTETSYETNQKSDSKRHQRIHTPSRTYQCSECGKSFKACGNLKIHQRIHSGEKPYHCSVCRKDFTMLSDLQRHQRIHTGEKPYQCSQCEKRFNRHSSLQRHQRVHTGEKPHQCAQCGKRFAECGALVIHQRVHTGEKPYCCSQCGKSFTQHSALQRHRVIHTGERPYQCSQCGRRFTQQCDLQRHQRIHTGEEPYQCSQCERRFTHKHLLQVHQRYHTGEKPYHCSECDRSFTLYSTFHRHQLVHRGEKPYRCSECGKSFTQQGTFQSHQRVHTGLKPYYCSECGQGFSYSNDLQKHQRIHTGEKPYHCTECGKSFNRQSTLKRHQLTHTGEKPHQCSECEMSFTHQSNLQRHQRVHTGERPYQCSRCGKSFSQQNALQEHQGIHTRETLYLCSECGRSFTHQSALLRHQRIHTGEKPHQCSQCGKSFNRQSHLKEHRRVHTGEKPYTCLQCGESFSRQSALARHKRIHTGEKLYDCLLCGKRFNQQSTLQRHQLIHRRQ; this is translated from the exons ATGGAGTCGTGCTCATCTAAG gaGGAGGAGAAGGTGCAGTGGAACAGCTACGCCCATGAAAGTCTCAACGAAATCAAAGTTCCTGAAATGGAAGAGGAGAAAGCTGAAGATGATGAGAACCTCT ACTGTGAGGAGTGCAAATCCTTCTTCTTCAACAAGTGTGAGCTTCACGGTCCAGCTCTCTTCATCCCTGATACCTCTGTACCCACTGTGGTTCCAGACCGAGCCAGACAGACTCTTCCACCCGGTCTAGAGGTTCAGCGGTCTGGTATTCCTGGTGCAGGTCTGGGGGTGTTTAATAAGGGGGAGACCGTTCCAGTGGGTGCACACTTCGGACCCTACCAGGGAGAAGCGGTGGATAAAGAGGAAGCCGTGAGCAGTGGGTACTCCTGGGTG ATATACAGGAGTGGTCGGGGTGAGGAGTACATAGACGCCAAGAGTGAGATGCATGCCAACTGGATGAG GTACGTGAACTGTGCTCGTAACGATGATGAGCAGAATCTGACGGCGTTTCAGTATCGAGGAGGGATTTACTTCCGCTGCTGTCGACCGATTAACCCGGGACAGGAGCTTCTGATGTGGTACGAGGAGAAGTACGCCAAAGACCTGGGCATCACATTCGACTACATTCAGAAGAAAAGATGCTCAGAAAATG AAACCAGCGGTGCCACATTGGAAGTCTTCTCCTGCTCCTTGTGTCCACTCTCCTATAATGCCCAAATTTACCTCCATCGGCACATCAGAAGATCCCACCATGATGAGTCCGTCCAACTGCTGAGACCTGAAAAGGGCGGTCACGTGACCCTGAGGACCACAGAGAGCTCCAGCCATCGGCAGAAGTCATCTGATCTCCCCCAGACTGAAACCTCCTACGAAACAAACCAGAAATCAGACagtaaaagacaccagcgcattcacacaccATCCAGAACGTATCAGTGCTcggagtgtggaaagagcttcaAAGCATGTGGCAATCTGAagatccaccagcgcattcactccggagagaagccgtatcactgctcggTGTGCAGGAAGGATTTCACCATGCTGAGCGACCTCCAGcggcaccagcgcattcacacgggaGAGAAGCCGTACCAGTGCTCGCAGTGCGAGAAGAGGTTCAATCGACACAGCAGTCTCCAGcgacaccagcgcgttcacacggGAGAGAAGCCGCATCAGTGCGCGCAGTGCGGGAAGAGGTTCGCGGAGTGCGGCGCTCTCGTtatacaccagcgcgttcacacggGGGAAAAGCCGTACTGCTGCtcgcagtgtgggaagagtttcacTCAGCACAGCGCTCTCCAGCGACACCGGgtcattcacaccggagagaggCCGTATCAGTGCTCGCAGTGTGGGAGGAGGTTCACCCAGCAGTGTGATCTCCagcgacaccagcgcattcacacaggagaggagccgtatcagtgctcgcAGTGTGAGAGGAGGTTCACTCATAAGCACCTTCTCCAGGTACACCAGCGCTaccacacaggagagaagccgtatcactgctcagagtgcgACAGGAGCTTCACTCTCTACAGCACCTTCCACCGACACCAGCTCGTACACCGAGGGGAGAAACCGTACCGCTGCTccgagtgtgggaagagttttacccAGCAGGGGACGTTTCAATctcaccagcgtgttcacaccgGATTAAAGCCGTATTACTGCTCCGAGTGCGGACAGGGTTTCTCTTATTCAAA TGATCTCCaaaagcaccagcgcattcacacgggaGAGAAGCCGTACCACTGCACGGAGTGCGGGAAGAGTTTCAATCGCCAGAGTACTCTCAAGAGACACCAGCTCACTCACACGGGGGAAAAGCCGCATCAGTGCTCGGAGTGTGAGATGAGCTTTACTCACCAGAGTAATCTTCAGcgacaccagcgcgttcacacaggagagagacCATACCAGTGCTCTcggtgtgggaagagtttttcaCAACAGAATGCACTGCAAGAACACCAGGGCATTCACACCAGAGAGACGCTCTACCTCTGTTCGGAGTGCGGGAGGAGCTTTACTCACCAGAGCGCTCTGCTTCggcatcagcgcattcacactggagagaagccgcatcagtgctcgcagtgtgggaagagttttaatcggcagagtcatctcaaagaGCACCGGCgcgttcacacaggagagaaaccctatACCTGCTTACAGTGTGGAGAAAGCTTCAGTCGGCAGAGTGCTCTAGCCAGGcacaagcgcattcacacaggagaaaagCTGTACGACTGCTTACTGTGTGGAAAACGTTTTAATCAGCAGAGTACTCTCCAGCGACACCAGCTCATTCACAGAAGACAGTAG
- the LOC134323214 gene encoding histone-lysine N-methyltransferase PRDM9-like: MEPCSPEEEEKVLLNSYTDGSFHNDLNIVCIKEEEAEDDENLYCEECKSFFFNKCELHGPALFIPDTSVPTVVPDRARQTLPPGLEVQQSGIPGAGLGVFNKGETVPVGAHFGPYQGEAVDKEEAVNSGYSWVIYRSGQGEEYIDATSEIHANWMRYVNCARNDDEQNLTAFQYRGGIYFRCCQSISPGQELLVWYEEKYAGEDLSITFNHIWNKKCSTNEGHNAPLRVFSCSSCPLSYTAQIFLLKHIRRCHHQENVHLPKPEEIKYETVMPTISFSTQHPYDVLNTQNPRGELQKDVYHCSDCGRSFARRSNLQRHRVIHTGEKPYHCAACGKSFTQQIHLQVHQRLHTGEKPYQCSQCGKSFTVKNHLIRHQHIHIEEKPYQCPQCGRSYAHQSYLHQHQLLHTSEKRYHCSQCGKRFTNHSGLINHQRIHTGEKPYQCSQCGKRFTVKNNLIRHQVLHAGGK, from the exons ATGGAGCCGTGCTCACCAGAG gAGGAAGAGAAGGTTCTGTTGAACAGCTACACTGATGGAAGCTTCCACAATGACCTGAACATTGTCTGTATTAAAGAGGAAGAAGCTGAAGATGATGAGAACCTCT ACTGTGAGGAGTGCAAATCCTTCTTCTTCAACAAGTGTGAGCTTCACGGTCCAGCTCTCTTCATCCCTGATACCTCTGTACCCACTGTGGTTCCAGACCGAGCCAGACAGACTCTTCCACCCGGTCTAGAGGTTCAGCAGTCTGGTATTCCTGGTGCAGGTCTGGGGGTGTTTAATAAGGGGGAGACCGTTCCAGTGGGTGCACACTTCGGACCCTACCAGGGAGAAGCGGTGGATAAAGAGGAAGCCGTGAACAGTGGCTACTCCTGGGTG ATATACAGGAGTGGTCAGGGTGAGGAGTACATAGACGCCACGAGTGAGATCCATGCCAACTGGATGAG GTACGTGAACTGTGCTCGTAACGATGATGAGCAGAATCTGACGGCGTTTCAGTATCGAGGAGGAATCTACTTCAGATGCTGTCAGTCCATCAGCCCGGGGCAGGAGCTCTTGGTTTGGTATGAAGAGAAGTACGCAGGAGAAGATCTCAGCATCACGTTCAATCACATCTGGAACAAGAAGTGCTCCACGAATG AAGGTCATAACGCTCCACTGCGAGTcttctcctgctcctcgtgtccgcTCTCCTACACAGCTCAGATCTTCCTCCTCAAACACATCAGGAGGTGCCACCACCAGGAGAACGTTCACCTCCCGAAACCAGAGGAGATCAAATATGAAACTGTGATGCCCACGATCAGCTTCAGCACTCAACATCCCTACGACGTTCTCAATACCCAGAATCCTCGTGGAGAACTTCAGAAGGACGTGTACCACTgctcggactgtgggaggagcttCGCTCGGCGCAGTAACCTCCAGCGGCACCGGGTCATTCACACCGgggagaagccgtatcactgcgcggcgtgtgggaagagcttcactCAGCAGATCCATCTCCAGGTTCACCAGCGCCTCCACACGGGCGAGAAGCCGTACCAGTGCTCCCAGTGCGGAAAGAGCTTCACTGTGAAGAACCACCTCATCaggcaccagcacattcacatagaagagaagccgtatcagtgcCCGCAGTGTGGGAGGAGTTACGCTCACCAGAGCTATCTCCATCAGCACCAGCTTCTTCACACCAGCGAGAAGCGATACCACTGCTCCCAGTGTGGGAAACGTTTTACTAACCACAGCGGTCTCATcaaccaccagcgcattcacacaggagagaagccctatcagtgctcacagtgtgggaagaggtTTACTGTAAAGAATAATCTGATTAGGCATCAGGTCCTTCACGCGGGAGGAAAGTGA